In Haematobia irritans isolate KBUSLIRL chromosome 1, ASM5000362v1, whole genome shotgun sequence, a genomic segment contains:
- the LOC142242983 gene encoding uncharacterized protein LOC142242983: MLTVAEEQIVEAAGLTAAVAGLRNVECFGSATNRTCAENENIPTNEKSISGTSETEFSDIEIELPTTSKRRISTKKIDEKHTKIDLVKENIDQLSKLIDIKERSLKIKEATNRKLDKLISLKEQAFKLKQMEFDGSIACKRIDLQIKTLELDALKSKSF; the protein is encoded by the coding sequence ATGCTTACTGTTGCAGAGGAGCAAATTGTGGAAGCAGCTGGGCTAACTGCGGCTGTAGCTGGCTTAAGAAATGTCGAGTGTTTCGGAAGTGCCACCAATCGAACTTGTGCCGAAAATGAGAATATACCCACAAACGAAAAAAGCATTAGTGGTACATCGGAAACTGAATTTTCAGATATTGAAATTGAGTTGCCCACAACTTCAAAAAGACGTATATCCACAAAAAAGATTGATGAAAAACATACCAAGATAGACcttgttaaagaaaacattGACCAATTGAGCAAGTTGATTGACATTAAAGAGCGGTCACTTAAAATAAAAGAGGCAACTAATCGTAAGCTAGATAAATTGATCTCTCTTAAGGAACAAGCCttcaaattgaaacaaatgGAGTTTGACGGAAGCATAGCCTGTAAACGAATTGAcctacaaataaaaacattggAGCTTGACGCGCTGAAATCAAAATCCTTTTGA